GCACACCCAATTTGCCATCCCTGCTATCTTATTGTATAACAATAACACCATTTTGAGCAAAGTGTTACGGAGCCACACATGAGCAATTCGCATGCCAAGCGCAAGCGCGACCACTTGCGCATCTGTCTGGAAGAAGACGTTCGCGTCTATGACATTACCACCGGCTTGGAACGCTACCAACTAGTCCACTGCGCCTTGCCCGAACTCAACCTCGACGAGATTGACCTGCGCACGCAATTCCTGGGCAAAACGCTGCAAGCCCCTCTGCTCATCTCCGCCATGACCGGCGGCACGTCCATCGCACGTCAGATCAACTGCAATCTGGCGGAAGCAGCAGAGGCCTTGGGCATTGCCATGAGCGTTGGCTCGCAGCGCGCCGCCATCGAAAAGCCGCGCCTTGCTTCCACCTACCAGGTACGCAAGGTGGCGCCCCACATCCTGCTCTTCGCCAATCTGGGCGCGGTGCAGTTGAACTATGGCTATGGGCTGGACGAATGTCGTCGTGCGGTGGACATGATCCAAGCCGATGCGCTGATGCTGCACCTCAACCCGCTGCAAGAGGCGCTTCAGCCAGAGGGCAATACCAACTTTGCGCGTTTGTTGGACAAGATCGCCCTCATTTGCCGCGACCTGGGCGTGCCGGTGGTGGTCAAAGAGGTGGGCCATGGCATATCCGAGGCGGTGGCGCGGCAACTTGCCGCGGCTGGCGTGGCAGCCATTGACGTAGCTGGCGCCGGGGGCACTGCTTGGAGCCAGGTGGAGCAACACCGTGCCCAGACCGACCTGCAATTCCGCGTTGCTGCTGCTTTTGCCCGCTGGGGCATCCCCACCGCTGAAGCAATCCGACAGGTGCGTTGCGCGCTGCCCAACTTGCCGCTCATCGCCAGCGGCGGCATCTGGAATGGGCTCGACATCGCCGTCGCTCTGGCTCTGGGCGCCGACCTGGTGGGCATGGCGCGTCGCTTGCTCGAACCAGCCTGCATCTCCGCCCAAACCGTCCAGGACGAATTGCAGGTGCTCATCACCAGCCTGCGCGTGGCTATGTTCGCTGCCGGGCTGCGCGACATCCCTGCATTGAAGACGGCGCCTCTCATGCAGAGAACCTCCCTCGATCACTACCCGGTGGATGAATGATGGGCATCGCCTTTCAACCCTATCTGACTGCCATAGAAGAAGAATTGCGCCAAGTAGT
Above is a genomic segment from Chloroflexota bacterium containing:
- a CDS encoding type 2 isopentenyl-diphosphate Delta-isomerase, with product MSNSHAKRKRDHLRICLEEDVRVYDITTGLERYQLVHCALPELNLDEIDLRTQFLGKTLQAPLLISAMTGGTSIARQINCNLAEAAEALGIAMSVGSQRAAIEKPRLASTYQVRKVAPHILLFANLGAVQLNYGYGLDECRRAVDMIQADALMLHLNPLQEALQPEGNTNFARLLDKIALICRDLGVPVVVKEVGHGISEAVARQLAAAGVAAIDVAGAGGTAWSQVEQHRAQTDLQFRVAAAFARWGIPTAEAIRQVRCALPNLPLIASGGIWNGLDIAVALALGADLVGMARRLLEPACISAQTVQDELQVLITSLRVAMFAAGLRDIPALKTAPLMQRTSLDHYPVDE